Within the Miscanthus floridulus cultivar M001 chromosome 17, ASM1932011v1, whole genome shotgun sequence genome, the region TGGTTGAATTATAACATATTGATTATATTGAGTTGTAAAAAGTAGTAGTAAATGAAGAGTTGAAGTTATGTCTTTAAGATAGAGAAAATTTAATAAGGACTAATTAAGAAAAAAATAGCAGGCAAAGCACAAAGATGCACTAAACGCATTCCGAAATTGGTCTTCTATTTGAACATACTTTGGAAAAGTTAAGGAAGATATAAGTGCAAGCTAAACATATTCAGCCGTGCAATAGAAGCCTTCCATTTGAGCATATATTAAAATTTGATAAATATAAGAAACTATAAATGCAAGCCAAACATACGTGAGGTCCATAAAAGCATTCCACTAATCGCATTGATTTCCATATGCATGCCTTATTTACAAGCTAGGCTCCACTATATATATACATGGGGTCCAAGCTTCCATCTACCTCAATGCTCTCCTATGCACAAAGATCCACAACAAGAAAAGAATCACAAGCTAGCCATGGCTAGCAGCAAGAAAAGTATCGCCAGGGCCACCGCGTCACCAATTGTGGTCGTGGTGGCACTGACACTACTGACCACACTTTTGACGACGATGGCTGATGCACAGCCGTACTCGGCAATGCCACCTGGCGTGGTTGGGGATTTGCTGCCACGGAGGAGGGTACCTCCCTCCGGGCCTAGCCATCCGCCGCCCATGGTGGCGATGCCACCAAATGTGGTTGGGGATTTGCTGCCACGGGGGCCTAGCCCTTCGCCTGGCCATCCACTACCACCCGTCGGACCTAGGAAGCCTCCTTCCACGGTGGCGATGACACCAAATGTGGTTGGGGATTTGCTGCCACGGGGGCCTAGCCCTTCGCCTGGCTGTCCGCTACCACCCGTTGGACCTAGGAAGCCTCCTTCCACGGTGGCGATGACACCAAATGTGGTTGGGGATTTGCTGCCACGGGGGCCTAGCCCTTCGCCTGGGCGTCCACTGCCACCATGCTGTGGCAAACCTACCAAGCCACCATCCATGGAGGAAATGATCGACCATGGTAAGCATGCGCTCGATGTGAATGAGAAACTTGTTGCTAATGGAGGGATGGACGCGATGTAACTTCTAAGCAAGAACATAGATAATAAGAGCACTCTGGGTTGTTTATTTTTCTTGAGTTCATGCATATTGTCTCGGAAAGATTCTCTTCGCATCCCGAATGTCACCTTTGCTTCAAAGATGAAGTGGCCTACAATACCCTTCGGACAACCACCATCTCGACCTTGTGTTGTAAGATCCTCTAGTTTCTTGCAAACTGACAGCAAACAAACAAAGCCTATCACTAACAAGCCGACAAGAAGGTGTAGTTCGATTTATTCGACTCACGACAAGATTGACATAAGAAATGAAAACATATGGATCAGGTTTATTTGGGGGTTGGTTGATGACCTAGTTTTATCGACAATAGTTCCAGCACAAATAGAAGCTAAGTATTACTGTAACATACAGCATCAGGTCTGTGTACAATGCCTTTTCCATTGGAAGCATCAGGTTCGCGCCTCATAAGTGTATTTGGAGAGGTTTGGGCACCCTTGCGATGTTTTTTTTGTTTGGATGGCCATTAACAACAGTTGTTGGACTGTCAATTGCCTGGCCAAGCGGGGGCTTCCTCACCCGCTAGCATGTCTGCTTTGTGATTAGGCGGAGGAAAATATTCAACACATCCTCATCTCATGTGTGTTGGTCTGGCAAATTTGGAAAGTGATTTTTCAAAAGCTAGACCTATTATGTTTTACTCCTCAAGGATCCTATATTCTCTTCTCTGGTTGGTGAGGTGGCACCGACAAAGGGGGTCTAAGGGTTTCACACAAAGGCCCCAATAGTCTGATCATTTTAGTTGCTTTTATTAGGAATTGTGGAAGCACCAAAATGCTTGCTTTTTTTTAAGGTGCTAGGCCTAATATAGAGGTGCTTCTTCAATTTGTGGCCAATGAGAGTAATCTACTGTGTATGGTGGGAACCTCGGCCTTACATGAGTTCCTTGCTAGGCCGTTCGTCTTGGATCATCCCTAGGTCCTTGGTCGTTTGAGGTTGCTGATTATGTTTCCCTAGTTTATTTTCTAGCATGATGTATTGACTAAACCCTGTTGGGGGTGCCTAGGAGGGGCTGTCTTCCTTTCCCTCCctttgtatttttttatttttcttcttaatgaaatgatacTTAGCTTTCGTGCGTAATTCGAGAAAAAAATAGTGGAGGCCCAATGTTGTAGCCCACCTAACGAGAGTACTAtaacagtggcggagccaggatttgaATCTTGGGTATTCCCACTTCCATCTCATAAAAAAATTGAATCCATAGGTTTAAAATATTTGGGAAGCAAGGCCGAaaggctgattttttttttttttttgcttttttgggCTAAATTGAGTGGAAATGCTATACAGAATGTTGTATTattgtattatatatatatatataaatatataaaatacACATACATATAAGTATATACTCATATATATACATTAAGATGTCCCAAAATAGTAGGGTATTCCCGGGAATACCCTTGAATCCGCCCATGTAGTATAGCCCGCGGGATTAGAGAGGATGGAGTTTAGCTTGACATCAGAGTGTTCAGGCTGGAGAGATAGCTGAGCTCAAATTTTCTCACATTGTAATGCTGTACTTAATACAACAGTTGTCTTATTACATTAAAACGCATGTTTTTTTTTGGCATGTGGACGGTCATTCAAGCAGCGCGCCCTCTCCGACATAAACGTCCCGATTGCTAAGGCCAATGTTAGTGGGAGTTTCATTAGAGTTACATTTGCACTTAATGAGCTGCCACATAAGCACTTTTGATGATGTGGCAATGTTTTTAAGAAAAGATAAGTGAGTTTTATGGGGATAAAACTCTCTTGGTACGAATATCAACTCTCTATGAGTTATGGAATTAAATGTCTAACTCTCCATTGAAAATAGATGTTTTATCCATATTTAATTCAGGAATGCTATAGAGCACATATGTGTTTCTCCTCCTTTTGGCACATAAATTTTTTTTATGTCACTGCCTTGTGGGGTCATCTTGTCGGCGCTGCCCAACGTGTGTAGTGCCTTCGCTGTTTTGAATTGGGAATCGCGCCGGTTCATTTTCCCCTGGTCCGCTCGCCTCGTCCGCTGCCTCGCCTGGAGCGCTCGCCTCGTCCGCCGATGTCGTCCCTGCTCCGCTCGCCTTGTCTGCCACTGTCGCTCCTGCTTCGCTCGCCTCGTGCGTCGCTGTCTTCCCTGCTCCGCTCGCCTTGTCCGCTACTGTCATCCCTGCTCCGGTGGCCTCGTCCGCATCTGCGCCTCTCCCTCCCGCGCCGCAGTTTGTTTGTTGTCTGCGCCTCGTCCGTTGCTGTTTTCGTCAGTTCTGTGGTTACCGTCGCCCGTCGCTGTTTGTCCGCCTCATATACTGAGGTGAGTCTTCTTCTCTCCCTCCGTCGTTCTCTGTTGCATCTGTCATCCCCAAATCTCTCCTTCCTTAGCCCCCAGTAGGCAATGTGATTGTTGCTTGACCACAGATCCGTGTGTTCCCCcttttttcagtaattttttctTTTCGTTTTTGATGTTACCCATTTGCGATTCGAAGGGTCTAGACTATTGGATTAGATTGCTGCATGGTGGTAACCCCGGGCTTGTCGGATTTGTACCCTTTGAAGAAGGAAGCCCCAATGCCTGTGCTAGATCTAGCTTGCCATTCAGTGTTGCAGGCCCTGAAAAATCTTTTTGATCGGTCTGTGTCAAAGGAATGGATACAAATATTCATAGCATCTTTGTCATTTAGAGTATTTGTGATATTTTGATTTGCTTTGTTCGTTTGATTGGTGGCAGTGATTTGACATTAACCGCGCTTCTGATCTAACCCGTGAAGCAGTGGAAAAAATAATGGTTGAATTTCTTAATATGAGCTGTCCAAGAAAATAGCCACCTGCCCCTTCATTTTAGTTGTTTTATATGCATCAGAATCACCATCTCTGCTCATGTAATTGATCTGTCAGTGATGATACAACCATTCAGCTTAAAACGCCAGTGCTGCTTCTGAGAATTCTTGACTGATGATAGAGCCGTATCTGAGCCtcatttattcacatgtcttgcACGTTCATACTTGTTGTAGGAGCATTAGAGAAAAAAATGCTAACATACTAATTAGGTAGAATCTGATTATTATAACATAtttgattttcttctatttttttcttGTACCTTCAGTTCAAGTTCAGTATTATTTTAGTAGAACTTATTTTCAATTTTCTTCGGTTCAAGTCATGTGTAATATGCGGTTCAAATAATTTAGTTTTAGCCCACTAGAATCTATTTCAGTATAAGCTCAGGTTGTGTTTCGTATTTCagtcttttttcttttcattatGTTTTGTTCAGTATAAGTTTCTGAATGTCCTAAAACTTTTCTGAATGATGGTGTGCTGGTTTCACTGCCGTATCTGCCTGTGCTAATTTCACATGTGAAAACGAATAGCCTGTTTTAGCCCACTAGAATCTATTTCAGTAATTTCAGTTTCTAATTGAATGAGTCAGTTTTTTTCATTGTTTCTTTTGGTTTCAGTTAAATGAATAATACTTTTTTCAATGTTTTTTTTTAGTTTTCAGTCAAGCTTTTTTTCATtgttttttagttttagttttcagTCAAGTATCTTTAAATGTTTTTAGGGTGGTGCTTTATAGTCTATAATTAGAAGTTCCTGTTTGGTTATCAAGTACTACTAATGTTAGATTAAGTGGTGCACTGAAATTGAAATTTGCTCTAAACTCTCTTTTTATTTACGTTGTATA harbors:
- the LOC136515220 gene encoding proline-rich receptor-like protein kinase PERK2, whose product is MASSKKSIARATASPIVVVVALTLLTTLLTTMADAQPYSAMPPGVVGDLLPRRRVPPSGPSHPPPMVAMPPNVVGDLLPRGPSPSPGHPLPPVGPRKPPSTVAMTPNVVGDLLPRGPSPSPGCPLPPVGPRKPPSTVAMTPNVVGDLLPRGPSPSPGRPLPPCCGKPTKPPSMEEMIDHGKHALDVNEKLVANGGMDAM
- the LOC136515221 gene encoding uncharacterized protein, with protein sequence MSLPCGVILSALPNVCSAFAVLNWESRRFIFPWSARLVRCLAWSARLVRRCRPCSARLVCHCRSCFARLVRRCLPCSARLVRYCHPCSGGLVRICASPSRAAVCLLSAPRPLLFSSVLWLPSPVAVCPPHILSVDCGIFAVKFMELWDKNIDRHMFDQSDIPNIRVKLAVDLFFSKGNSIDKSLVMNFYKQYTLAIDIWSIGCIFAEVLTGKPLFPSKNVVHQLDLID